In a genomic window of Deinococcus metalli:
- a CDS encoding YIP1 family protein: MRGPVQTDARAQVQEMFAQSVAVLSQPSPATFERYERRGNLNAALLYVMVAAVVSAVIAAFFALFHSDVSFFGQLISRLIIIPVQFLIFTGAVYLIGKNLFKGTGTFSEVAYSFALFFVPLSIVSTLIGIIPVLGWLVSFLIGLVMIYFGFLAVQSSMNLRDQGQSIATLVLAWIASFLVSAAVGGFFASLFAVGRAISGN, from the coding sequence ATGAGAGGCCCAGTCCAGACCGACGCCCGCGCCCAGGTTCAGGAAATGTTCGCCCAGAGCGTGGCCGTGCTGTCGCAGCCCAGCCCCGCCACCTTCGAGCGCTACGAGCGCCGCGGCAACCTGAACGCCGCGCTGCTGTACGTCATGGTCGCCGCCGTGGTGTCGGCCGTGATCGCCGCCTTCTTCGCGCTGTTCCACTCCGACGTGTCGTTCTTCGGCCAGCTGATCTCGCGCCTGATCATCATTCCCGTGCAGTTCCTGATCTTCACCGGGGCCGTGTACCTGATCGGCAAGAACCTCTTCAAGGGCACCGGCACCTTCTCCGAGGTCGCGTACTCCTTCGCGCTGTTCTTCGTGCCGCTGAGCATCGTCAGCACCCTGATCGGTATCATCCCGGTCCTGGGCTGGCTGGTGTCGTTCCTGATCGGCCTGGTGATGATCTACTTCGGCTTCCTGGCGGTGCAGTCCAGCATGAACCTGCGCGACCAGGGCCAGTCCATCGCCACGCTGGTGCTGGCGTGGATCGCCAGCTTCCTGGTCTCCGCGGCGGTCGGCGGCTTCTTCGCCTCGCTCTTCGCGGTCGGCCGCGCCATCAGCGGCAACTGA
- the era gene encoding GTPase Era — MTDLHMTSNDAPTDSHSGFVAIVGKPNVGKSTLLNAFLNTKVAPTSPRPQTTRRGVRGIHTTDTHQIVFVDTPGVHKPKDALGKYMNQEVHAALADVDAILWVVDLRHPPTDEDNMVAHQVRDLPKPLFLIGNKRDVAKYPEEAMKLYRGLLEGRSGDTTELTLSAQNDTAAVATLREQVMDTLPESPFFYPRGGASDQTREMWAAEIIREEAMKKLRDELPYAVATRVTSWTEREDGLQRIEGEVVVEKNAHKGMVIGSGGKQLKEIGQAARKQLEIFLNRKVYLGLEVIVIPGWREDEEALRELGYE; from the coding sequence ATGACCGATCTTCACATGACCTCCAATGATGCGCCCACGGACAGCCACAGCGGCTTCGTGGCCATCGTCGGCAAGCCCAACGTGGGCAAGAGCACCCTGCTGAACGCCTTCCTGAACACCAAGGTGGCGCCCACCAGCCCGCGGCCGCAGACCACCCGCCGGGGCGTCCGCGGCATCCACACCACCGACACGCACCAGATCGTGTTCGTGGACACCCCCGGCGTCCACAAGCCCAAGGACGCCCTGGGCAAGTACATGAACCAGGAAGTGCACGCCGCCCTGGCCGACGTGGACGCGATCCTGTGGGTGGTGGACCTGCGCCATCCGCCCACCGACGAGGACAACATGGTCGCCCACCAGGTGCGCGATCTGCCCAAGCCGCTGTTCCTGATCGGCAACAAGCGCGACGTCGCCAAGTACCCGGAGGAGGCCATGAAGCTCTACCGGGGGCTGCTGGAGGGCCGCAGCGGCGACACCACCGAGCTGACGCTCTCGGCGCAGAACGACACCGCCGCCGTGGCGACGCTGCGCGAGCAGGTGATGGACACCCTGCCCGAGAGCCCCTTCTTCTACCCGCGCGGCGGGGCGTCTGACCAGACGCGCGAGATGTGGGCGGCCGAGATCATCCGCGAGGAAGCCATGAAGAAGCTGCGCGACGAACTGCCCTACGCGGTCGCCACGCGCGTGACCTCGTGGACGGAGCGCGAGGACGGCCTGCAGCGCATCGAGGGCGAGGTCGTGGTCGAGAAGAACGCCCACAAGGGCATGGTGATCGGCTCCGGCGGCAAGCAGCTCAAGGAGATCGGGCAGGCCGCGCGCAAGCAGCTGGAGATCTTCCTGAACCGTAAGGTCTACCTGGGGCTGGAAGTCATCGTGATCCCGGGCTGG
- a CDS encoding sugar ABC transporter substrate-binding protein, whose amino-acid sequence MNRLLTLTALVLASQASAATLTVWNHFTDAAEVAWLRAQAAAFQKATGTAVNIVALPLDQIPDKLLQAAPKGQGPDMVVTLPQDRLGQLASAGIIEPLDKYLTSKTDLDKTALSAMTYNGKLFGLPMFAESVALIYNKKIVKTAPTTWDEFIKVAQANTGNGKFGFLVDLTNAYANYGIFSAYGSYIFKNNGGTLNVKDVGIGNAGALKAVSVMNDLRYKYNLVPEGVTADAAKGAFVDGRLGMLITGPWDMGDIKKAGIDYGITTLPTPPGATSKWSPFVGVQGVILNAYGKNKAAAAQFAKMLVSQDSQTSFNQAGGRIPVSLAARTKLKNNPIVQGFGKAISAGTPMPNVPQMGAIWGPWGSAVAQSVQKPNPDYRSILDSALKEVSSNIK is encoded by the coding sequence ATGAACCGACTGCTCACCCTCACCGCCCTCGTACTCGCCTCCCAGGCGTCGGCCGCCACGCTGACCGTGTGGAACCACTTCACGGACGCCGCCGAGGTCGCGTGGCTGCGCGCCCAGGCCGCCGCGTTCCAGAAGGCGACCGGCACTGCGGTGAACATCGTGGCCCTGCCGCTCGACCAGATCCCGGACAAGCTGCTCCAGGCCGCGCCCAAGGGCCAGGGGCCGGACATGGTCGTGACCCTGCCGCAGGACCGCCTGGGACAGCTCGCGTCGGCGGGCATCATCGAGCCGCTCGACAAGTACCTGACGTCGAAGACCGACCTCGACAAGACCGCGCTGAGCGCCATGACCTACAACGGCAAACTGTTCGGCCTGCCGATGTTCGCCGAGTCCGTGGCGCTGATCTACAACAAGAAGATCGTGAAGACCGCGCCGACCACGTGGGACGAGTTCATCAAGGTGGCGCAGGCGAACACCGGCAACGGCAAGTTCGGCTTCCTGGTGGACCTGACGAACGCCTACGCGAACTACGGGATCTTCAGCGCGTACGGCAGCTACATCTTCAAGAACAACGGCGGCACCCTGAACGTGAAGGACGTGGGCATCGGCAACGCGGGCGCGCTGAAGGCCGTCAGCGTGATGAACGACCTGCGCTACAAGTACAACCTCGTGCCCGAGGGCGTGACCGCCGACGCCGCCAAGGGCGCCTTCGTGGACGGCCGGCTGGGCATGCTGATCACCGGACCGTGGGACATGGGCGACATCAAGAAGGCCGGCATCGACTACGGCATCACCACGCTGCCGACCCCTCCCGGCGCCACGTCAAAGTGGTCGCCCTTCGTGGGCGTGCAGGGCGTGATCCTGAACGCCTACGGCAAGAACAAGGCCGCCGCCGCGCAGTTCGCCAAGATGCTGGTCAGCCAGGACTCGCAGACGTCGTTCAACCAGGCGGGCGGGCGCATTCCGGTCAGCCTGGCGGCGCGCACCAAGCTCAAGAACAACCCCATCGTGCAGGGATTCGGCAAGGCCATCTCGGCCGGCACGCCCATGCCGAACGTGCCGCAGATGGGCGCGATCTGGGGGCCGTGGGGCAGCGCGGTCGCGCAGAGCGTGCAAAAGCCCAACCCGGACTACCGCTCGATCCTCGACAGCGCGCTGAAGGAAGTCAGCAGCAACATCAAGTGA
- a CDS encoding alpha-E domain-containing protein: MLLLSRLAESLYWIGRYMERAENAARLLNVNYYATLEMAGRGREHWAPLLELTGGEAALRAKYGRLDARSISSWMAFDHDNPSSIASSLMRARENARGLRDRIPSEMWESLNRAYLTLCFENGDILDRDGLFEYCVAARDASQFFFGIAFATLPRDEGWSFMRAGQTLERGDNTLRVLQSRLKDAAVQALRDDPAGRTLQDQRWVSALKGASAYEAYRKSVHTGIHPLRIAEFLLLDEFFPRSVRYSAENLHDALTQIDRHHPGAHPEILKLSRWLVARLQFASVEHIVEDEYPSIEELLSDFNRVGAAINAAYFEQE; this comes from the coding sequence GTGCTGCTGCTCTCGAGACTGGCCGAAAGCCTGTACTGGATCGGGCGCTACATGGAACGCGCGGAGAACGCCGCCCGACTCCTGAACGTCAACTATTACGCGACCCTGGAGATGGCCGGGCGGGGCCGCGAGCACTGGGCGCCGCTGCTGGAGCTCACGGGCGGCGAGGCCGCTCTGCGCGCCAAGTACGGGCGGCTGGACGCCCGCTCGATCTCGTCGTGGATGGCCTTCGACCACGACAACCCCAGTTCGATCGCCAGCTCGCTGATGCGCGCGCGTGAGAACGCCCGCGGCCTGCGCGACCGGATTCCCAGCGAGATGTGGGAGAGCCTGAACCGCGCGTACCTGACGCTGTGCTTCGAGAACGGCGACATCCTCGACCGGGACGGCCTCTTCGAATACTGCGTGGCGGCGCGCGACGCGTCGCAGTTCTTCTTCGGTATCGCCTTCGCGACCCTGCCGCGCGACGAGGGCTGGTCGTTCATGCGCGCCGGACAGACCCTGGAGCGCGGCGACAACACGCTGCGGGTCCTCCAGAGCCGTCTGAAGGACGCGGCCGTGCAGGCGCTGCGCGACGACCCGGCGGGCCGCACCCTGCAGGACCAGCGCTGGGTGAGTGCGCTGAAGGGCGCGAGCGCCTACGAGGCGTACCGCAAGAGCGTGCATACCGGGATCCACCCGCTGCGCATCGCGGAGTTCCTGCTGCTGGACGAGTTCTTCCCGCGCTCGGTGCGCTACAGCGCCGAGAACCTGCACGACGCCCTCACGCAGATCGACCGGCACCACCCGGGCGCCCACCCGGAAATCCTGAAGCTGTCGCGCTGGCTGGTGGCGCGGCTGCAGTTCGCGTCGGTGGAGCACATCGTCGAGGACGAGTACCCGTCCATCGAGGAGCTGCTGAGCGATTTCAACCGGGTGGGCGCGGCGATCAACGCCGCCTACTTCGAGCAGGAATGA
- the galT gene encoding galactose-1-phosphate uridylyltransferase — translation MHQQDFTKPDGRALTLYGLHPVRVDSEIPSPSPDPVDARPVMRWHPLRSEWVMYAAHRMGRTFLPPPEYNPLAPTSDPEHPTELPRGTYDIAVFQNRFPSLTLTAPDPGLGPADTRAGVGACEVVVFSQDAGGRLCDLSDEQIGLLLQVWADRTTRLAATGKIKSVLAFENRGVEVGVTLHHPHGQIYAYDHIPPVQATMLRSAEAYHADLGRPWLADFVPQERASGERVIRDDGEALSVVPPFARYTYETWVLPARPVGLLSELSDAERASFARVLRDALRRLDGLFGGRMPYLMTVHQAPLDGPHPAFPLHIEIYPYLRAPGRMKYLAGTEQGAGEFANDKYPEAAAQELRAVNLEDVKLDGGDQ, via the coding sequence ATGCACCAACAGGACTTCACGAAGCCGGACGGGCGGGCGCTGACGCTGTACGGTCTGCACCCGGTCCGCGTGGACAGCGAGATCCCCAGCCCGAGCCCGGACCCGGTGGACGCCCGGCCGGTGATGCGCTGGCATCCGCTGCGCAGCGAGTGGGTCATGTACGCCGCACACCGCATGGGCCGCACCTTCCTGCCCCCGCCCGAGTACAACCCGCTGGCCCCCACCAGCGACCCCGAACATCCCACCGAACTGCCGCGCGGCACGTACGACATCGCGGTCTTCCAGAACCGCTTCCCCAGCCTGACCCTCACCGCCCCGGACCCCGGTCTTGGACCGGCCGACACGCGCGCCGGGGTGGGCGCGTGCGAGGTCGTGGTGTTCAGCCAGGACGCGGGCGGCCGGCTGTGCGACCTCTCGGACGAGCAGATCGGGCTGCTGCTGCAGGTGTGGGCCGACCGCACCACCCGGCTGGCCGCCACCGGCAAGATCAAGAGCGTGCTGGCCTTCGAGAACCGCGGCGTGGAGGTCGGCGTGACGCTGCACCACCCGCACGGCCAGATCTACGCCTACGACCACATCCCGCCGGTGCAGGCCACCATGCTGCGCAGCGCCGAGGCGTACCACGCGGACCTGGGCCGGCCGTGGCTGGCGGATTTCGTTCCGCAGGAACGCGCCTCGGGCGAGCGGGTCATCCGCGACGACGGCGAGGCCCTGAGCGTGGTGCCGCCGTTCGCGCGCTACACCTACGAGACGTGGGTGCTGCCCGCCCGGCCGGTGGGCCTGCTCTCGGAGCTGAGCGACGCCGAACGCGCGAGCTTCGCGCGGGTGCTGCGCGACGCGCTGCGGCGCCTGGACGGATTGTTCGGCGGGCGCATGCCCTACCTGATGACGGTGCACCAGGCCCCGCTGGACGGACCGCACCCGGCCTTCCCGCTGCACATCGAGATCTACCCGTACCTGCGCGCGCCGGGCCGCATGAAATACCTGGCCGGCACCGAGCAGGGTGCGGGCGAGTTCGCCAACGACAAGTACCCGGAGGCCGCCGCTCAGGAGTTGCGCGCCGTGAACCTGGAAGACGTCAAGCTGGACGGGGGCGACCAGTGA
- a CDS encoding circularly permuted type 2 ATP-grasp protein encodes MKYEPGNQFFDEMFTAQGDVRPHYQGVLEYLDRLGVREFQRRHELLDMAFRNQGITFTVYGDAQGTERTFPFDPVPRIIPASEWAHVEAGLTQRVKALNAFLRDIYSAAEILGDGVIPAELVYTSGHFRREVHGVLPPNGLYTHIVGTDLIRDEQGNYLVLEDNLRSPSGVSYLMANRQAMTRIYPGMFENQGVRPVQHYAAELQRLLSSVSPREHGTVVVLTPGMYNSAYFEHAFLAQQMGVELVEGRDLFVDGGRVWMRTTGGRQQVDVIYRRVDDDFLDPLAFRRDSSLGVPGLIEVYRQGRVAIANAIGTGVADDKAVYAYVPDMIRYYLNEEPILNNVPTYLGWNAEHLEHMLSNASEMVFKAVGEAGGYGMLIGPSATGAEISEYLEKVRANPREFIAQPVVGLSRHPTFYPDSAEFEGAHIDLRPYVLCGDPVTIVPGGLTRVALRRGSLVVNSSQGGGSKDTWVLDHDGPATPLGMNQLMHGDVTDAAGVQSQSQAQFQGGFGSVPIDATPDRQHVAFSPEYAQLRERVADEALTSAYEQSHEPRPDGAEPHQSQSQSQSQSGSGQQSQSQSQSQGGAVSPGGRSYQQQLEKDELTGGEG; translated from the coding sequence ATGAAGTATGAGCCGGGCAACCAGTTCTTCGACGAGATGTTCACCGCGCAGGGCGACGTCCGTCCCCATTACCAGGGCGTCCTGGAGTACCTCGACCGGCTGGGCGTGCGGGAATTCCAACGCCGGCACGAGCTGCTGGACATGGCCTTCCGCAACCAGGGCATCACCTTCACGGTGTACGGCGACGCGCAGGGCACCGAGCGCACCTTTCCCTTCGACCCGGTGCCGCGCATCATTCCGGCCAGCGAGTGGGCGCACGTGGAGGCGGGCCTGACCCAGCGCGTGAAGGCCCTGAACGCCTTCCTGCGCGACATCTACTCCGCCGCCGAGATCCTCGGGGACGGCGTGATCCCGGCCGAACTGGTGTACACGTCGGGGCACTTCCGCCGCGAGGTACACGGCGTGCTGCCGCCCAACGGCCTGTACACGCACATCGTGGGCACCGACCTGATCCGCGACGAGCAGGGCAATTACCTGGTGCTGGAGGACAACCTGCGCTCGCCCAGCGGCGTGTCGTACCTGATGGCCAACCGGCAGGCCATGACCCGTATCTACCCGGGCATGTTCGAGAACCAGGGCGTGCGGCCGGTGCAGCACTACGCGGCCGAGTTGCAGCGGCTGCTGTCGTCGGTCAGTCCGCGCGAGCACGGCACGGTGGTGGTGCTCACGCCCGGCATGTACAACAGCGCGTACTTCGAGCACGCCTTCCTGGCCCAGCAGATGGGCGTGGAACTCGTGGAGGGCCGCGACCTGTTCGTGGACGGCGGCCGGGTGTGGATGCGCACCACCGGCGGGCGTCAGCAGGTGGACGTGATCTACCGCCGTGTGGACGACGACTTCCTCGACCCGCTGGCGTTCCGGCGCGACTCGTCGCTGGGCGTGCCGGGCCTGATCGAGGTCTACCGGCAGGGCCGCGTGGCGATTGCCAACGCCATCGGCACCGGCGTGGCCGACGACAAGGCGGTGTACGCCTACGTGCCGGACATGATCCGCTACTACCTGAACGAGGAACCCATCCTGAACAACGTGCCCACGTACCTGGGCTGGAACGCCGAGCACCTGGAGCACATGCTCTCCAACGCGTCCGAGATGGTGTTCAAGGCGGTGGGCGAGGCCGGCGGCTACGGCATGCTGATCGGCCCGTCCGCCACGGGCGCCGAGATCAGCGAGTACCTCGAGAAGGTGCGCGCCAACCCGCGCGAGTTCATCGCGCAGCCGGTGGTGGGCCTGTCGCGGCACCCGACGTTCTACCCGGACAGCGCGGAGTTCGAGGGCGCGCACATCGACCTGCGGCCCTACGTGCTGTGCGGCGATCCGGTCACCATCGTGCCGGGGGGCCTCACGCGCGTGGCCCTGCGCCGCGGCAGCCTGGTCGTGAACTCCAGCCAGGGGGGCGGCAGCAAGGACACCTGGGTGCTCGACCACGATGGCCCCGCCACGCCGCTGGGCATGAACCAGCTGATGCACGGGGACGTGACGGACGCGGCGGGCGTGCAGTCCCAGTCGCAGGCGCAGTTCCAGGGCGGCTTCGGGTCCGTGCCCATTGACGCCACGCCGGATCGCCAGCACGTGGCGTTCTCGCCGGAATATGCCCAGCTGCGCGAACGCGTGGCCGACGAAGCGCTGACCTCGGCGTACGAGCAGAGCCACGAGCCGCGCCCGGACGGCGCGGAGCCGCACCAGTCGCAGTCGCAGAGCCAGTCCCAGTCCGGGAGCGGGCAGCAGTCGCAGAGCCAGTCCCAGTCGCAGGGCGGCGCGGTGTCGCCGGGCGGACGGTCGTACCAGCAGCAGCTGGAGAAGGACGAACTGACGGGGGGTGAGGGCTGA
- a CDS encoding transglutaminase family protein, translating into MRCEIRHTTEYRYPVPAWDSFNQVRLHPSQEARQSVRSFHLHVAPEAEITSRKDYFGAIVHHVHVHEPHTHLVIEAQAIVDTHALPLPPPTPVSALRAERRRNTEFLVASPRVPAGDWPEIFGVTRPGQTDDLPDFMMDLTTYLYRRFTYDTRATGVRTPLAEFAQHGRGVCQDFTHAMLGITRQLGIPARYVSGYLYSGGEMKGAEATHAWVEVLIPDYGWLGYDPTNNCMAQEKHVKIGHGREYSDISPVRGTYYGGGKGELDVAVHVYGEQ; encoded by the coding sequence ATGCGCTGCGAGATCCGCCACACCACCGAGTACCGCTACCCCGTCCCGGCGTGGGATTCATTCAACCAGGTGCGGCTGCACCCGTCGCAGGAGGCCCGCCAGTCGGTGCGGTCCTTCCACCTGCACGTCGCTCCAGAGGCAGAGATCACGTCGCGCAAGGACTACTTCGGGGCGATCGTGCACCACGTCCACGTGCACGAACCGCACACACACCTGGTCATCGAGGCGCAGGCCATCGTGGACACGCACGCGCTGCCGCTGCCGCCGCCCACGCCCGTCAGCGCCCTGCGCGCCGAACGGCGCCGCAACACCGAGTTCCTGGTCGCCAGTCCGCGCGTGCCGGCCGGCGACTGGCCGGAGATCTTCGGCGTGACCCGACCCGGCCAGACCGACGACCTGCCGGACTTCATGATGGACCTCACCACGTACCTGTACCGGCGCTTCACGTACGACACGCGCGCGACCGGGGTACGTACCCCGCTGGCGGAGTTCGCGCAGCACGGGCGCGGCGTGTGCCAGGACTTCACCCACGCCATGCTAGGTATCACGCGGCAGCTGGGCATCCCGGCACGCTATGTGAGCGGCTACCTGTACTCGGGCGGCGAGATGAAAGGCGCCGAGGCCACGCACGCGTGGGTGGAGGTGCTGATTCCGGATTACGGCTGGCTCGGCTACGACCCCACCAACAACTGCATGGCACAGGAAAAGCACGTCAAGATCGGGCACGGCCGCGAGTACAGCGACATCTCGCCGGTGCGCGGCACGTACTACGGCGGCGGCAAGGGCGAACTGGACGTGGCCGTGCACGTGTACGGCGAGCAGTAG
- the galK gene encoding galactokinase yields MSSFETIFGRAPEATASAPGRVNLLGEHTDYQGGFVLPTAIPQRTTVSVARNGSAEHVLHSANSHKTLRVTVGEVGTDFAPYLTGCLNLCGVQEGMDVYVQGNVPSGGLSSSAALEVAALRALRTLYGLALDDVALALRGVQVEHEFVGVQCGVMDQMASSLADTTTMLLIDTRSLERRAVPFPEGAEVLVIDSGVPRRLAESGYNERRAQVEEASRLLGVTELRDVTDVAALDGLPELLKKRARHVVTENARVLAGLGADAAAFGQLMNASHTSLRDDYEVSHPQVDTLVALLQAHPDIFGARMTGAGFGGAVVALARAGQAAAAAQAVLASYGADGRRVVP; encoded by the coding sequence GTGAGCAGCTTCGAGACGATCTTCGGCCGCGCGCCGGAGGCGACGGCGTCCGCGCCGGGCCGCGTGAACCTGCTGGGCGAGCACACCGATTACCAGGGCGGCTTCGTGCTGCCCACCGCGATTCCGCAGCGCACCACCGTCAGCGTGGCCCGCAACGGCAGCGCCGAGCACGTGCTGCACAGCGCCAACAGCCACAAGACCCTGCGCGTGACGGTGGGCGAGGTCGGCACCGACTTCGCGCCGTACCTGACCGGCTGCCTGAACCTGTGCGGCGTGCAGGAGGGCATGGACGTGTACGTGCAGGGCAATGTGCCCAGCGGCGGCCTGAGCAGCAGCGCGGCGCTGGAGGTCGCGGCCCTGCGCGCCCTGAGAACGCTGTACGGCCTGGCACTGGACGACGTGGCGCTGGCGCTGCGCGGCGTGCAGGTCGAGCACGAGTTCGTGGGCGTGCAGTGCGGCGTGATGGACCAGATGGCGTCCAGCCTGGCCGACACCACCACCATGCTGCTGATCGACACGCGCAGCCTGGAGCGTCGCGCAGTGCCGTTCCCGGAGGGCGCGGAGGTGCTGGTGATCGATTCCGGCGTGCCGCGGCGCCTGGCCGAGAGCGGCTACAACGAGCGCCGCGCCCAGGTCGAGGAGGCCTCGCGCCTGCTGGGCGTGACGGAACTGCGCGACGTGACGGACGTGGCGGCGCTGGACGGCCTGCCCGAGCTGCTGAAAAAGCGCGCCCGGCACGTGGTCACCGAGAACGCCCGCGTACTGGCCGGCCTGGGCGCGGACGCAGCGGCCTTCGGGCAGCTGATGAACGCCAGCCACACCTCGCTGCGCGACGACTACGAGGTCTCGCACCCGCAGGTGGACACGCTGGTGGCGCTGCTGCAGGCGCACCCCGACATCTTCGGGGCCAGGATGACCGGCGCGGGCTTCGGCGGGGCGGTCGTGGCGCTCGCGCGGGCCGGGCAGGCGGCCGCGGCAGCCCAGGCCGTGCTCGCGTCGTACGGCGCGGACGGCCGCCGCGTCGTGCCGTAG
- a CDS encoding glycoside hydrolase family 53 protein, giving the protein MTALIPPTLLLALTAGLISCASSPDVQARATAPLSAQASPARDKDFAWIRGVDVSEARDAELHGVQFRDTDGKVRPALKIVKDHKFGWVRVRLMVDPDGRYGLAQDLPYVKAMLLDAKKQNLHVLLDLHYSHWWADPGGQWTPPRWQGQDARALETSVYDYTRDVITQLRAQDTPPDMVQVGNEINGGMLWEVGRIRNDDMTTFAKLTNAGVRAVRDASGGPATTPPVMIHIAKIGDAAATVAWYRAFQQAGGQFDTIGISYYPMWHGSFAELDETIRALNAAFAKPVYVAETALYWAPNEKGYTNVPYPQTPQGQLDYLRALSPVVQHAGGHGIFYWGAFWSQSAKWLSAPGWTDDDASRRALFDDDAKATPAIDGLN; this is encoded by the coding sequence ATGACTGCCCTGATCCCCCCCACGCTGCTGCTCGCCCTGACCGCCGGCCTGATCTCGTGCGCGTCGTCGCCGGATGTCCAGGCCAGGGCCACCGCCCCGCTGAGCGCCCAGGCCAGCCCCGCCAGGGACAAGGACTTCGCGTGGATTCGTGGCGTGGACGTCTCCGAGGCGCGGGACGCCGAGCTGCACGGCGTGCAGTTCAGGGACACGGACGGCAAGGTCCGGCCCGCGCTGAAGATCGTCAAGGACCACAAGTTCGGCTGGGTGCGCGTGCGGCTGATGGTCGATCCGGACGGCCGCTACGGTCTGGCGCAGGACCTGCCGTACGTGAAGGCCATGCTGCTGGACGCCAAAAAACAGAACCTCCACGTGCTGCTCGACCTGCACTACTCGCACTGGTGGGCCGATCCCGGCGGGCAGTGGACGCCGCCGCGCTGGCAGGGCCAGGACGCCAGGGCGCTGGAGACGTCGGTGTACGACTACACGCGGGACGTGATCACGCAGCTGCGCGCCCAGGACACCCCGCCGGACATGGTGCAGGTCGGCAATGAGATCAACGGCGGAATGCTGTGGGAGGTCGGCCGCATCCGGAACGACGACATGACCACCTTCGCGAAGCTCACGAACGCGGGCGTGCGGGCCGTGCGTGACGCGAGCGGCGGCCCGGCCACGACCCCGCCCGTGATGATCCACATCGCCAAGATCGGGGACGCCGCCGCGACCGTCGCGTGGTACCGCGCGTTCCAGCAGGCCGGCGGGCAGTTCGACACCATCGGCATCTCGTACTACCCGATGTGGCACGGCTCCTTCGCGGAGCTGGACGAGACCATCCGCGCGCTGAACGCCGCCTTCGCCAAACCCGTGTACGTGGCCGAGACGGCGCTGTACTGGGCGCCGAACGAGAAGGGCTACACGAACGTGCCGTACCCGCAGACGCCACAGGGTCAGCTCGACTATCTGCGCGCCCTGTCACCGGTCGTGCAGCATGCCGGCGGACACGGAATTTTCTACTGGGGCGCGTTCTGGTCGCAGAGCGCGAAGTGGCTCAGTGCCCCCGGCTGGACCGACGACGACGCCTCACGCCGCGCCCTGTTCGACGACGACGCGAAGGCCACCCCGGCCATCGACGGCCTGAACTGA